The Aedes albopictus strain Foshan chromosome 1, AalbF5, whole genome shotgun sequence genomic interval TAAGGTCAGTATGCGCGGTGGGAGTTAcccctttaaggttgaaggattcgtcattgatataatcgtcatcattgatattttgaaagcagttttctcgttcaaaacacaaatattcgttatgaaaatgtattcactgtatttcagGTAGAgagtggaatgcagtgaatacaatttcataaagaatatttctggagctcgatttgaataggtcgtatgtgcttttgtcgatataaaattcgatcagttggtatCGCTTCTCATAGCGGAAACTGttggaatttaacaaaattaatacatgcaaccgattccttacaaaacaagctttcggttttatcattaaaagtcatcgaaatatcatccatattgctactattactaaaataaactgatcgaattttatatcgacgaaagcacatacgacctattcaaaacgagctccagatttgtgtattgaacgagaaaactgctttcgaaatttcaatgatgacgatgatatcaatgacgaatccttcaaccttaactgcCGAACAGATGGAGTGATGCTTCAATTTATGTAGAACTAGGCGTGAACTATCAAATTTACCCACTTCTAGCGCAGATGCCCAACCTACGGAAGCGACCACCGGCTTCAACCGGCGATTCAAAGCGCCAACAACGTCCGCAAGAGAAGCAGAGCACCGATTCTGTTTGTCGCGTCTGTATGGGCTGGACATCCGATTCTGGTCTGATGGTTGGACTGTTCGATGGACAAGTACAGGGAACGATCCTCGCCGAAGTGTTGGCCCTTGTTGGAGCAGTGGAACCGCCGACGGATGACGATCGGTTACCCAAGTGGTGCTGCGAGGGATGTCTAAATGCCCTGGAGAGTGCCTTCAAACTGAGAATGATGTGCCAGAACTCGGACCGAAAGCTAAGGGAGGCATTTTCGACGAATGAGGAAGCCGTTGTAGTGAAACAGGAAGTCCATGAAGATAATTCAAATCGAAATGAGATGCTGGATGTTAAGGAAGCTGTTGTCTCGGAAAGTATAAAATTGCCCAAGTTAGAGATTATGGACTGCGTAGAGGAAGATCAGATTCGACAAATGACAGTTGACGCTGATGGGGAAGACATTATAGTAAAAGCTGATGGCGACGCAGACTCGGATATCGATGAGACAGAAGAAGATCAGGATGCGACCATCTCAAAAGAAGTAAATAAACCTAACCATAGGAAGACGTTTTTGAATCCGGATGTATTCGATGAAGTCAAAGCCTTACGTTTCAAATGTTGTGGTTGCAATCTCACCTTCGACACTTCGGAGGAACTGAAAACTCATTCAAACGAAGCCCACGCCCACAAGAAACTGTCCACACAGGAATTGCAAAGTAAGAAGCAATGTGATATCTGTTACAAAGTGTTGTTTGATGACCGAAATGTACGAAAGCACCAACAAAAAGACACACTGAACTTCCGATGCAAGGTTTGTGGGGAATTGTTCTGGAGTCGACAGAGGGTGTGCCTTCATTATGATCGGGCTCACAGTTCGAACCCAGTGATCAAGGGTCCTTCGAAAGATTGCTGTGCGTGTCAAGAGCAATTTGAAACCGAAGAACAGCTTAGAGAGCATAGTGTGACTGTACATTTGCCAAATAAACCTCCGCCAGATCCTACCCGTCCGTACACCTGCAACGTTTGTTATCGCTGCTACAAATCCGATATGTTGCTGTACCGCCATCAGTCCCGAAAGCTTTGGCTTAAGGCAACCACGAAACACGTGTGTGCCCAATGTGGAAAGGCGTATAGAAGT includes:
- the LOC115256546 gene encoding zinc finger protein 354A, producing the protein MPNLRKRPPASTGDSKRQQRPQEKQSTDSVCRVCMGWTSDSGLMVGLFDGQVQGTILAEVLALVGAVEPPTDDDRLPKWCCEGCLNALESAFKLRMMCQNSDRKLREAFSTNEEAVVVKQEVHEDNSNRNEMLDVKEAVVSESIKLPKLEIMDCVEEDQIRQMTVDADGEDIIVKADGDADSDIDETEEDQDATISKEVNKPNHRKTFLNPDVFDEVKALRFKCCGCNLTFDTSEELKTHSNEAHAHKKLSTQELQSKKQCDICYKVLFDDRNVRKHQQKDTLNFRCKVCGELFWSRQRVCLHYDRAHSSNPVIKGPSKDCCACQEQFETEEQLREHSVTVHLPNKPPPDPTRPYTCNVCYRCYKSDMLLYRHQSRKLWLKATTKHVCAQCGKAYRSPKALQMHEVSHTGEKLFQCSKCPKAYSNWSSCQRHVLNHNIPVDKYKCEICGYILKSSSGWKQHMLQHTGERPHKCPHCPATFATTVGLNSHLSTHTDENTVECPICKKQYKRNAELKRHLKFTHHKQKPFSCFFCPRQFVWKNRRKQHILQAHPKELQRNPLPPTELFGSLWSMQQRSEEAVLRQQGMVE